The following DNA comes from Diprion similis isolate iyDipSimi1 chromosome 14, iyDipSimi1.1, whole genome shotgun sequence.
GATCAGAATCATAGGTCTATTCTCCATCTGGGAAAGATTGAACATTCCTGTAACACAAGTGACATTAACGTGACCGTTATCGCTAGATTAGTCTTACAAGAATCTAAGAGCGAAGAAGGGAGTAAATTGAATAGGTCTGCTTTCATTCTAAGTTGACTCATCGTTGATCAGACAAACTAAGGGAGTTCAGATTCAATTCTCATTTTCTGTATTGTTTAAAGTGAACACACCTGcgtgttgtttcttttttctcaaaactgccCCGCTAATAATTTCCCGTAAATATTCTTCAGAAGCTCCGCTCCTAATTGCATCTCTCAATGAAACTTCGCCCTTTCCTTCAAATAGACACACTTTCAAGTTACCATCTGCAGTAATGCGTAATCGGTTACACGAGCTGCAAAAATGCTCACTCATCGATGTAATGAAACCCACCTGACCCACAAATCCAGGTACTTTGTATGCCTGAGCAGAAAACATGACTTGTTCAAGTTTGATGATGATAAAACAAAAGGGTTTTAAATgtgaaatatcaaattttggcTACCCAGTTTTAATGTTAAATAGATTTCAAGTTGGATTTTACTTCAgttcatattttgaaagacTGGTAATTAAAAAAGCGTAACAAAAGTTCTTTTAACACAGTTAGTTTACCTTCGATGTATCATTGGGACCATTTTCAAGAGCCCTAAACCCAGGGTACACTCTTCTTATAATTtccttcatatttttaaacgaaaccATTTTATTCTCCTGCCATTTATTGCCTGAAAATGGCATGTATTCAATGAAGCGTACATCTATAGGTCTGTCCTTGGTAAATGTGACAAAATCGACCAGCTCGTCGTCGTTGTAATTCTTCATGATAACACAGTTTATCTATAAATTTAAGAAACacgaaaaaagataaatacaGGTGCAAATAACaaatctgcaaaaaaattatgatattgtTAGAAGTAATAATTTGTCTCACTTTGACTGGATCGTATCCTAGCTGGACGGCTAAGTCAATAGCTGCCATAACTCTAGGCCATCCTTTTCTTCTagtgaacttttcaaaacGTTCTTCTTTCAGAGTGTCTAAGGAAATGTTAAGTCCGTCAAGACCGGCTCTTTGCAGCGTAGGAAGCTGCCGCGTTAATGTCAACCCGTTTGTCGTTATCGCTACTTGTTCCAAGCCATCTAACTCTTTCAGACGACCttaaaacagagaaaaatcacgattaaaatttcttgttttttacaaatgaacttttaaaaacttttagtAACCTGGATTGACTTATTATATCAGAAAATTATGTGATTCGGTGACTTACCAACTATTTCTACTAAATCCTTCCGAACTGTAGGCTCGCCCCCAGTAAGACGTATTTTTTGGACACCTTCCTTGACAAAAAGACTTGCAATGTGGACAATTTCGTCCGTAGTTAAAATGCCGTCTCTCTTCGTCAATGAAACACCCTCGGCTGGCATGCAGTATGTGCCTGTAAAAGAACAGATTTTAAACCATTGAAGAAtctcgatgaaaattaaatttgagtGATAGCTTAGACAAAAACCTGAACTTACATCTCAAGTTACAACGTTCAGTTAGCGATATTCTGAGGTAAGTGTGATGTCTTCCAAAAGTATCAGTCAATATACTGCGACTTGTGTCGTTCTTCAGTCgttctctgaatttttgaatctgaaaaaatgaaataacaaagAATTAAATCAATCGTAAAGTTTTGTAGGTAAATCTCaggaaatgtgtttttttttttctttcgtcacgCTAATACTTACCGACGTTTGTTGCTTTGCCACTGTCGCTGTTTCTGTTGATAAAAACGCTacattggccaaatttttacagcaatAAACTCTGCGAAACATGATGACAATTGACTAGAATTATCTCAATATGTTCTTCACGGAGGATTGTTTTCGTAAGATTGAACGCCAGAGTGACTGACAAAGAGATAAGagattgtatgtacatacatcaaCTCCGTCGTATAtgaaggggaagaaaaaaagtctaTGTACTGTTACATAACCTAAATCAACGACAATAATGATGATACTGTTGCTTTCGTTGCTGTACTGCAATTTTACCAGCATGCCATATATTTAAGCGGCAGCATTCGTCCGGCCGTAAGATATCATTatctatcattatttttaaacgttcCTGTCGTCCTTCGATGTCTGATCACGTGCTATTGGAATTGAACGTTTGCCGCCTGCCTTGGTGGGCCAATCATGATACAAGAATACAAGGTTTTAGGCCGGATTTGTCCAACGTTAatcgaattttaaataaattaagttCAGCCTATCTCGGAATGAGACAAAAAAACTTGAACACCGATTAAACTGCGCCGGAGGTAACAGGTGTTAGTCACTTGCGAACGATTTGCCAATAGATTGTTCAAATTTCCCGCTAAAAAGTCACCGCTGCCAAAAAAAGAATAGCGACTTCCCATCTTCAAGTGTTTTCGTGATTTTGTACAGCAGAGTCGTGATCCCTCATCCAGTTATATAATAGAGATTAGTGGTTCATGCCCTCTGAAAATATGCTCCTTAATGTGTAATGTTTGCTTAAATTTTAAAATGGTGATCTCGAATTCGATCAATTCGATAGATTGAAAATCCAAGATGGCTTCTTTGAAGCAGCACATGATTGGGTCGTAGTTCTACATTTAAGGCGTCAGGTGGCGCAACGCAACCTAGAGGGGATGTCTCTACAGCGCGAAAGTAAAGAGGCAGAGCAAACAGAGTTTTTAACTACGCTACGATCGATTACGAAGGTTTGTCATATTGTACCAATcgctatataataataaagtacatttattcattttgtaaTCGGCGTACATTGATTTCAATATACTTAAAATGGTCATGGAACTAATACCGCATGGTGAACCACGTTTCAAAGCTGCACACCTTATACTTTCTAACATTGCGCATGCGTGAGTTTGCGAACCCCGATTACAGGCCTCACCAGGCGTCATTCGCGTTTGGCAAGCGCGCGGGGAGCCATGCGATGGAACGTCGCGTTATTTAAATCGTAATATTTGTGGTGTGTCGGATaatttggctatttatgatgaaattttatttcattttggcattaaaattgatttttaaaataacagGTGTGCTCCCAACAgtgacaaatttgaaaagtacGTGTGTTAATAATCAagattacagaatttttttttatattcagtaTCGTTTGTTTgctgtaatttttaattttcttaaacgAAGTGAACGTGTGCAAAATGTGTGCGGAGTTTAGTACTGATGATATTACAAAATGATCGGATCTAAACGTGTTTCATGCCAATTATGATCAGTGATCACGAGGTGGGTCGACATTTTCGGCGTTCTATAATGTCACTGATTTATTTGTTGTATGTATTTGCATTGGATTTGATTGGATTCAAAGATATTGTAGATTGTTGAGGTAATTTATTAGGCACGAAAGCTTCAAGTGTAAACTTTTAACGTTGCgatcttttgtttttaacttccGAACAAAAGAATAACGAAAATGTTTCAGGTGACGGTGTTGAAAGTGTGAGTGTTTTGTTTATTGAAGACAAGTGAAGATCAACAATATGACGAAACTGGTAACCTTGACTGCTATTGCTGCAGAGGACCCTGGAATCGGTGGCTAAGGTAATTAAGTTGagaatattcaaaacaataGCATTGcatttttatcgaagcgcTGTTTCTGAAACACGGTTTCTAGAAACGTTCGATAaatcttttttaaatatacgcAAAATACGCGAAAGCGCACTTGGAGGTCGTCGACGATTTTAGTTTTACAAGATGCCTCTGCCGCAGCATTTTGTTGCCCGTGAAAATCCGGCCTAAGTAAGCACGTAGTAAGcacgtgttttttctttctaaccgCGTTGCTTGGCAACCGCGTTTCGTAGGacaatataataaaacaaaacacactcgAATTACGTTCGAATTACGAACGTCTGTACGGTGACAACATAACTTTACAGAATTTATTATCAACACGAAAGTGTCGTGCAGTTTTTAGTAAGTATCTCCAAGAGATTCGTCGATTTCATTAGaaacagtttttaatttctttctaatGCTTCACGAGTCCTAGACACACGTCAATCAAATTTTCCTTGGGTGGTCCTTACTTGGtggtcagaaatttttttcaaattgttaaaaaaaaatctgtgttgAGTTTCAAGCCTCTACGTCAAATGGAACACAAACCTTTAAGCTGCGAAAGTTTTAAATGTAAAGTACACGTAGTTTTTATAATcagttattttgttttttatgacTTTGGTATTAATTGAAGGAGTGATTTGAAACTgggcaaaattttattatgaatttctttttttatatcagCTCAATAACATCACTTTTTATTAGGCGTATATACAAgagaagaataattataaaatgtaaaaatttttatggtttgtTTCTATCATTACAAGCAAAAACTCTGCTAAGTTTCAAATCGGTCCTTCGATTTATACCAAAGTCATGCAAAACCAAATAACTGATTATAAAAACTACATGTATTTTATGTTTACAATTTTCCGAGCCTAAAGGCATGTGTTCTAGTTGACGTAGAGGCTTTAAACTTtgcacagattttttaaaaatgatttgaaacagATCTGGAGGTGacctaatgaaaatttctccaaCCCTTAAATAAGGGCTACTTTTCCATCTCATCTGAGGAATATTTCTACAAGTTGAGTCAGAATTTCCTGTACAAAGAGAAATTCAACGTGCGTCGATAACGTGCTTGCTTAAACCTTTGATAATTATCCGAATGAGGTGGAAATAAAATCAGCGACCCTAAGATGGATGCAAAAtacgttttattaaaaattcaatgttaTTACGAACACATTTTACATACATCAtccatatattatgtatatacacagagGAGGCCTTCTTAATCGAAGCAATTTCGTTCTATAGAATCGACTACGAAGATAACTACGAACAGGAATGTTTTTTTGCCCTCTGtgtacacacacatgcacacatatttgaaatttttataaaatttttataaacttcaTCAATAGAATACTGAGTTGGCAGGCAGTGAAGCCAATTAATGATTTGATATCTTTAATAGTCATAATTAGCAACTCCTCATTTAtccatttgtttttctttctaacgCAAGTATGCGTAAAGTAATAAACTAAATCTCAATATATAATTGTCATGATTTAAAAGTAAAGTAtgaaaagtttataaaaagaaaaagaaagagaaaagctctcgaaatatttgcaaaaattcacaGTACATTAAATCGTTAAAACACTATTAAATCTTAAAACTATTCttcaattattcatatatCGAAATACGGAGCTGCAGCTCTTGTGACACGTGTGGGTGAATGCATATTTTCACAAGGTTCCAATTTTAGTACAAAATCCCTTTTTGTTATTTGATTGAATGAATCACAAAGAAACAGTTTTGCTTAGAATATTTCGGGAAAATGCATAGCAATCAAGAGATTCCTAATTTTCCTGTATAATCTTGGAttcttaattataaataaataactaatcGATTACAGATTGAAGTGATATAATTCCTTATTGActataaaataaacttgtaAAATCATTTACCTTAACAATatcttatcgaaaaaaatcgctCAGTTCTTCCTTATTAGTCAAATAGACTAGCAGCTACCGTAATACGCAGAACTGATCTTAATTAGAAGCAGTCTCTAGTTTAAAATACTCTAGGTAATAATATCTAGAATTACAAAAATACGCAaatatgtttttgaaaagtctCTTAAAACTGGAATTAGTACTGAGCtcagaataattttaatacttgaaaaaaactaaaaaaaaccCGGCAATCGGGATTCTGAATTATATCTTGTACGCACGTGTAATTATCGTCTAGACTTCATAGCTATTATTCGATTTAAAAACtacattaaagaaaatttccattACAGCTAACAAATTATAACACAGCGCTGTTTTTGAACACTGGAAAATTGTCGCAGGAACCAATTTTATTGGTGCAATATCAGGCTTTTAAAAGTTACCAAATATAATAGCGTCAATTCTCCgaaattctttcatttcatgATACTTTAGCGTATTGTGTATTTTGACCACGCGTATGTTCTGTTTTTTTCAACGTGAATACAGTTGATATTCAAATCAATTAGACATCCCTAATTATCAATTCATTTCTATCACCAAAATTTTACTATtagatttataaattaattttaagttAAAGCATTTGCAAGTAAGCTGCATTAGATTGTATCAgttctgaaaattgattgatgTTTTGAATACTCCTTTGAAATTATACTAATTTTACTATGTTCCTGTAAAAAACCAAACCATTGGACCACTTGTAAGATTGAACTCTCTTCAAGTTTTTCCAATTAGATTTTTCACAACCACACAGGGTCCCGCTCTGCCCATTTTTAATGGCGAAAcctaaaaataaatcatgtcATATCAGTAATATCATTATTGCGAATTTGACACATCTATCAGAATGACTTCAACAAAtagtttatatgtatgtacacagaAAAATGGATTCTGAAACGGCTAACTTTTTCGACACGTCACTCAGGTCAACGTAGTTGACTTATCGAAGAAGTTAGCTGTTCCAGAATCCATTTCCTCGTGTATACAATAAACTGAATGAAATGTAACAagtgaagagaaagaaaaaggaccGTACATTTACCTCTTGCCACTCGTTTAGATGAGGATCGTAAGCCTCAACCAGAGTGAGATATTGTTGACCATCGTATCCACCAACTGCTAAAAGTCTGTCGCCCAGTATGCAAACGCCAACCGCGTCTCTGGCTACGCTCATTGCTGCCACCATTGTCCACGTGTCGGTCTTAGGATCGTacctatttgaaaatatagttttACTTACAAGtcgaaagtttttcaatttgctGAATCATAGCGCTTATCGAGATCAATGCAAAAAGTGGTCCTTTACCTTTCAACGCAGTCGAATCGACTCGCACTGGGGTTGCTTGCAGGCGCGTCGTGTCCTCCCAAAGCGTAAAGATACCCGTTTACAACACCGACGCCAACTCCTCCTCGGCGTTTCGACATTGGAGCGCAAGGTGTCCATTTGTTTGTATGGGGATCGTAGCATTCCACTGTTCTTAAACATGAGCTACCATCTCTGCCACCTACAGCGTAGAGCCTAAGAGGTAGAAAAAGTAGGAATTACTATCTTGATTCACATTTCTTTGGGAAATGAGAATTAACAATCGCGAGAAGAGTTGAGTGACTTGTTATTCAGCACTGCGACGCCGACCGTCGATCTTTGCGTCGACATGGGAGCAATGTAACTCCATTGGCGCGCTGCTGGATCCCATCTTTCTACTGTGTTCAGAAAACTCCAACCATCGTGTCCTCCCACAGCGTACAAAGGTCCTTCTAATACCGCGACTCCTAGATCAGAAAGAAATAGTTATCTTTCGTTATTATCggataatttttcttgtaacAAATTTCTCGTAATTTGcattaaaaatgatttctgaGAGAAACTCTAAATCTCTGAGAAAATTTCTAATCTACAGACTTATTTAGATACATTGTTTCGTTAttcgctaaaaatttctctttgcaCGTTCCTTCGACGCCAGTTGgcaaaaaataagtttttcatACCTAATCCATGTCGATGCGTATTCATTGGTGGCAAAGTGTTCCAAGTCAAACTAGAAAAGTCGAAACATTCGACGGTGTTCAAAGTTTTGAGACCATCCCTTCCTCCGACGactagtaattttttttccacaactgCAGCACCGAATTGCAAACGTCTTCCGCTCATGTTTGCCAAGTTTTTCCACGCGTTGTCCCTCAGTGAGAATGCATCGATAGATGTAGCACCTTcaacatacatataaataaattggatCAAATCGATGCGAAATCATTTTTGCAATAATGATCCGTACGGGCATGAATACCTTTGTTAGCATCCATTCCTCCTACGGCCAGCAATAAACCAACGGTTGCTTTCCGAGGCCTAGTACGACCGGATTGTAACAACGGTCTACGTTCAGGTAGTAGATGGTACTTTAACGCCTCCATGACTAAATCTTGAGCGGCTCTTTGGTCTCTGAATACCTCGTTGCTTTCGATGTGGTCCGCGATGAACTAAGGATATGATTAAAGGAAGTTACTTTAAGTAGTGAGTTCTAGGCAATGAGTTAAGGACAATATAAGATGCGATTTAGAAGAGGCAATTTTAGAATGAACGGTGCGCGTCTCGACTGGTGTTGCCCAAATCCAATTGGGCAATATCAATTTACTTGAACTTACAGCAGGCGACAGTAGCGGCAGTTTAACGTAGCTCAGTAACTTGCTCGCATCCTTGCACCGATTTTCAGGATCGTGCTGCAACCATGTCATTAGAGcctgaaaaaaggaaatatttttattaaaggtaaaaaggttttcaaaaatatggaaacaaagtgtatttgaatttttaatcgtaCGTGAAAGATCGTCTCCTCTGACGGAACGTTTACATCCTCGGATTCCAAAAGTTTAGCAACTTCGTTAGCAGATAGggataaaaattcttgattGCTTATTACTTCCATGAAATGTTCGGTCGTGTATGCGTGCGCGACGCTCAATAAATGAGCGCAGCCTTGAGTATCGGCGAACATTCTTATCCCGAGACAATTACTTGGGTGAAgttgttttattaaaaaatgacagCAGGCTTTAACCACCGGGTTTAATTGTAGCAGACACGCAGTTCCCAGCAGTGTTTCGACGCTGTCTTCTCGCAGTTCTATGCATCCTGTTAGAAATAAATGAAGTTCAATTAATAtctttaaatgaaaatttttaatttatgagGAAATTGAACCATTTTTAGATATCGGGTTCAACGATTCTAAGATTAATTCTGATAATTCTTCAAGTTTTTCTCACTTTAATCCACTCGTATGTAAagcgaatttttattaccgGTATAACAGTACTGGACGAGCGCCGAGAGCGCATCTCCGTCAACACCCATCAGCTCGATTTCATTCTGTGCCGATTCTCTCAGGGTGCTTGTAAACATTGCCGCAAAATATTCTGAGCCTGCGCTAAGAACAAGACGATGCGCAGGGATCCGTTTGTTGCCTGGAAATATAACAAAGATAAATATTTGTtagataaatattgaaaaattctatagGAAAAATTATTGGATATGTTTTCAgtctaaaatttattacagaatTCAATCAAgatgtaacaatttttttctgataatAGTCTTGCTCTTCTAAATCGTAAAGATGCGA
Coding sequences within:
- the LOC124414862 gene encoding kelch-like protein 5 isoform X2; the protein is MPTARSNKGDPEIRFSQREASTSEQSISSIVSSISISQDENFRVLKHAENSLKVMESYFQKQQLTDVTLVAGNKRIPAHRLVLSAGSEYFAAMFTSTLRESAQNEIELMGVDGDALSALVQYCYTGCIELREDSVETLLGTACLLQLNPVVKACCHFLIKQLHPSNCLGIRMFADTQGCAHLLSVAHAYTTEHFMEVISNQEFLSLSANEVAKLLESEDVNVPSEETIFHALMTWLQHDPENRCKDASKLLSYVKLPLLSPAFIADHIESNEVFRDQRAAQDLVMEALKYHLLPERRPLLQSGRTRPRKATVGLLLAVGGMDANKGATSIDAFSLRDNAWKNLANMSGRRLQFGAAVVEKKLLVVGGRDGLKTLNTVECFDFSSLTWNTLPPMNTHRHGLGVAVLEGPLYAVGGHDGWSFLNTVERWDPAARQWSYIAPMSTQRSTVGVAVLNNKLYAVGGRDGSSCLRTVECYDPHTNKWTPCAPMSKRRGGVGVGVVNGYLYALGGHDAPASNPSASRFDCVERYDPKTDTWTMVAAMSVARDAVGVCILGDRLLAVGGYDGQQYLTLVEAYDPHLNEWQEVSPLKMGRAGPCVVVKNLIGKT
- the LOC124414862 gene encoding kelch-like protein 5 isoform X1 gives rise to the protein MPTARSNKGDPEIRFSQREASTSEQSISSIVSSISISQDENFRVLKHAENSLKVMESYFQKQQLTDVTLVAGNKRIPAHRLVLSAGSEYFAAMFTSTLRESAQNEIELMGVDGDALSALVQYCYTGCIELREDSVETLLGTACLLQLNPVVKACCHFLIKQLHPSNCLGIRMFADTQGCAHLLSVAHAYTTEHFMEVISNQEFLSLSANEVAKLLESEDVNVPSEETIFHALMTWLQHDPENRCKDASKLLSYVKLPLLSPAFIADHIESNEVFRDQRAAQDLVMEALKYHLLPERRPLLQSGRTRPRKATVGLLLAVGGMDANKGATSIDAFSLRDNAWKNLANMSGRRLQFGAAVVEKKLLVVGGRDGLKTLNTVECFDFSSLTWNTLPPMNTHRHGLGVAVLEGPLYAVGGHDGWSFLNTVERWDPAARQWSYIAPMSTQRSTVGVAVLNNKLYAVGGRDGSSCLRTVECYDPHTNKWTPCAPMSKRRGGVGVGVVNGYLYALGGHDAPASNPSASRFDCVERYDPKTDTWTMVAAMSVARDAVGVCILGDRLLAVGGYDGQQYLTLVEAYDPHLNEWQEVNVSPLKMGRAGPCVVVKNLIGKT
- the LOC124414863 gene encoding molybdenum cofactor biosynthesis protein 1 isoform X1 — protein: MFRRVYCCKNLANVAFLSTETATVAKQQTSIQKFRERLKNDTSRSILTDTFGRHHTYLRISLTERCNLRCTYCMPAEGVSLTKRDGILTTDEIVHIASLFVKEGVQKIRLTGGEPTVRKDLVEIVGRLKELDGLEQVAITTNGLTLTRQLPTLQRAGLDGLNISLDTLKEERFEKFTRRKGWPRVMAAIDLAVQLGYDPVKINCVIMKNYNDDELVDFVTFTKDRPIDVRFIEYMPFSGNKWQENKMVSFKNMKEIIRRVYPGFRALENGPNDTSKAYKVPGFVGQVGFITSMSEHFCSSCNRLRITADGNLKVCLFEGKGEVSLRDAIRSGASEEYLREIISGAVLRKKKQHADHLEDHVYSKRHNNRNWSSKYKGIIRARERGATKLSVIRRFSTLTHVDRKSGKASMVDVGEKQISKRTAKAKGSICVGETICRLIKENNLQKGDVLTVAQLAGIMAAKRTSDLIPLCHPLALNYVDVRLTLNETLNVVEIESEVRCTGKTGVEMEALTAVSVAALTIYDMCKSVTPRYSMVISDICLLSKTGGSKGNFNRKDLEIDESN
- the LOC124414863 gene encoding molybdenum cofactor biosynthesis protein 1 isoform X2, whose product is MFRRVYCCKNLANVAFLSTETATVAKQQTSIQKFRERLKNDTSRSILTDTFGRHHTYLRISLTERCNLRCTYCMPAEGVSLTKRDGILTTDEIVHIASLFVKEGVQKIRLTGGEPTVRKDLVEIVGRLKELDGLEQVAITTNGLTLTRQLPTLQRAGLDGLNISLDTLKEERFEKFTRRKGWPRVMAAIDLAVQLGYDPVKINCVIMKNYNDDELVDFVTFTKDRPIDVRFIEYMPFSGNKWQENKMVSFKNMKEIIRRVYPGFRALENGPNDTSKAYKVPGFVGQVGFITSMSEHFCSSCNRLRITADGNLKVCLFEGKGEVSLRDAIRSGASEEYLREIISGAVLRKKKQHAGMFNLSQMENRPMILIGG